The genome window caccaatgataacaagcactaaaaactatacaaaaaaacaaaaagaaacaaaaaaaaaaaccggacagacagaaccctacgacaaatggtaaaagcaaagcaaagctatacagacaaaatcacacaaagaagcagacacatacacactcacaaaaagagaaaaaggaaaaaaatatatatctatttataaaaaaaaaaaaaggaagagagcaaccaaatccataaacaaatctaccaatgataaactctaaatactaaactacaataaacataaaaccaaaaacaaattaggTGCAGATAGCAAActtcaagtctacagttgctcccgaagtccaccgcctcaattttgggatgattcgttgtctattcaggtattccagagatgcagggtacatcaagttgactgtggagatttaatctgctgctcctgctgctcctggggaaaatttccctttctcttctttgttcgcacagctcctggggttcagctttggaattggccccgcctctgcatttgggttgcctgagggcatctgttcttccctcagacaggacggggttaaaataccagctgattagggggctctggctcactcaggccggggggagggaggcgtACAGAATTCAGggcaagcctgcggtggcagaagCCTGTGTAACGTTACAACAGCCTGAGACACGCTGTGTGTTCTCTTGGggcagttgtccctggatcacgggaccctggcagtggcgggctgcacagtctcctgggaggggaggagtgggtagtgacctgtgcttgcacacaggcttcttggtggctgcagcagcagccttagcgtttcattcccgtctctggtgtccgcactgatagccgctgCTTGCACCCATCTCTAGAGCTCgattaggtggtgctctgaatcccctctcctcgcacaccccaaaacaatggtctcttgcctcttatgcagttccagactttttcccggactccctcctggctagctgtggcacaccagctcccttcaggctgtgttcttgcagccaaccccagtcctctccctgggatctgacctccgaagccagagcctcagctcccagcccccacccgccccggcgagtgagcagacaagcgtctcaggctggtgagtgctggtcggcatcaatcctctgtgcgggaatctctctgctttgccctctgcacccctgttgctgcgctctcctctgtggctccgaagcttccccccccccgccaccccccgtctccactagtgaaagggcttcctagtgtgtggaaacttttcctccttcacagctccctcccagaggtgcaggtcctgtccctattcttttgtctttgtttttccttttttcttttgccctacccaggtacgtggggagtttcttgccttttgggaagtctgaggtcttctgccagtgttcagtaggtgttctgtaggagttgttccacatgtagatgtatttctgatgtatttgtggggaggaaggtgatctccacgtcttactcctccaccatcttgaaggcctcccatcaaaagctttttctgcatccattgagatgatcatatggtttttattcttcagtttgttcacatggtgtatcacattgattgatttgcgtatattgaagaatccttgcatccctgggataaatcccacttgatcatggtgtatgatagttttaatgtgttgttgggttctgtttgctagtattttgttgaggatttttgcatctatattcatcagtgacattggtctgtaattttctttttttgtagaattggtctgtaattttccttttttcttttttttttgtagtatctttgtctggttttggtatcagggtgatggtggcctcatagaatgagttttggagtgttccttcctttgcaattttttggaagagtttgagaaggatgggtgttagctcttctctaaatgtttgataaaattcacctgtgaagccatctggtcgtggacttttgtttgttggaagatttttactcacactttcaatttcattacttgtgattggtctgttcatattttctatttcttcctggttcagtcttggaaggttatacctttctaagaatttgtccatttcttccacgttgtgcatttgattggcatagagttgcttgtagtagtctcttaggatgctttgtatttctgcggtgtctgttgtaacttctcccttttcatttctaattttattgatttgaatcctctccctctttttcttgatgagtctggctaaaggtttatcaactttgtttatctactcaaagaaccagcttttagttttattgatctttgctactgttttctttgtttctatttcgtttatttctgctctgatctttatgatttctttccttctactaactttgggttttgtttgttcttctttttctagttcctttaggtgtaagattagattgtttgagatttttcttgtgtcttgaggtaggatttattgctataaacttccctcttagaactgcttttgctgcatcccataggttttagatcattgtgttttcgttgtcatttgtctctaggtattttttgatttcctctttgatttcttcagtgatctcttggttatttagtaacgtattgtttagcctctatgtgtttgtgtttttttacgtttttttccctgtaattgatttctaatctcatagcgttgtggtcggaaaagatgcttgatatgatttcaattttcttaaatttactgaggcttgatttgtgacccaagatgtgatctatcctggagaatgttccttgtgcacttgagaagaaagtgtaatctactgttttcggatggaatgtcctataaatatcaattaaatctatctggtctactgtgtcttttaaagcttgtgtttcctcattaattttctgtctggatgatctgtccattggtgtaagtgaggtgttaaagtcccccactattattataaaagatttcctcttttatagctgttaacatttgcctcatgtatcgaggtgctcctgtgtttggtacatatatatttataattgttatatcttcttggattgatcccttgatcattatgtagtgttcttgtctcttgtaacattctttattttaaagtctatttcatctgacatgagtattgctattccatctttcttttgattttcatttgcatggaaaatcttttgacatcccctcactttcagtctgtatgtgtccctaggtttgaagtgagcctcttgtagacagcatatatatggatcttgtttttgtatcccttcagcgagactgtgtcttttggttggagaatttactCCATTCACATTTacagtaattatcgatatgtatgttcctattaccattgtcttaatggttttggatttgtttttgtaggtccttttcttctcttgtgtttcccacttagagaagttcctttagcatttgctgtagagctggtttggtggtgctgaattctcttagcttttgcttgtctgtaaaacttttgatttctccatcaagtctgaatgagatccgtgctgggtagagtaatcttggttgtaagttcttccttttcatcactttgaatatatcgtgccactccattctggcttgtggagtttctgctgagaaatcagctgttaaccttttgggagttcccttttatgttatttgtcagttttcccttgttgcttttaataatttttctttgtctttagtttttgtcactttgattactgtctgtctcagcatgtttctccttgggtttatcctgcctggaattgtctgcgcttcctggacttgggtgactatttcctttctcatgttagggaagttttttttactataatctcttcacatattttcttgggtcctttctctctctcttcaccttctgggaccccctataatgtgaatgttggtacgtttactgttgtcccagaggtctcttaggctgtcttcatttcttttcattgttttttctttattctgttccacagcagtgagttccaccattctgtcttccaggtcacttatctgttcttttgcctcagttattctgctagtgattgcttctagtgtatttttcatttcagttattgtattgttcatctctgtttgtttgttctttaattcttctagatgtttgttctttaattcttctaggtctttgttaaacatttcttgcatcttcttgatctttgcctccattctttttctgaggtcctggatcatcttcactatcattattctgaattctttttctggaaggttgcctatctccacttcatttagttgcttttctggggttttatcttgttccttcatttggtacatagccctctgccttttcattttgtctgtctttctgtgaatgtggtttttgttccacaggctgcaggattgtggttcttcttgcttctgctgtctgccctctctgtcttaagatattttctaatttcctctttggtttcttctttgaGCCATTGGTTGTTGAAGAGTGTATTGCTTAATTTCCACAtgcttgtgaattttccagtttttttctgctcttgatttccagtttcattctattgtagttggaaaagatacttgatatgatttcagtcttcttaaatttttgatactttttttgTAAACTAACGTGTGatttatcctgaagaatgttatgcatgtgcttgagaagaatgtattctGATGCTGTTGTGTGGAATATTTTGTATATGTCTGGTAGGTTCATTTGATCTATAGCgttgttcaagtcctctgtttccttattgatcttctatcTGGATGTcctatccattattgaaattgGGGTATTGAGATCTCCTACTAGTATTGTGTTGctatctttttctcccttcagttttttaatgtttgcttcatatatttgggTGCTCTGATACTCATAATAGTTATATCTTCctggtgaattgacccttttttcattatataatgccctttttTGTCCCTCGtgacagtttttgacttaaagtctattttgtcctgTATTAGCATGGCTACCCCggctctcttttggtttctatttgtatagaatatctttttccatcttttcacattcagtctatgtgtgtccttaaatctAAAATGGGTCTCTTATAAACAGCATACGGTtagatcttgtttttttaatccattcagccatcaAAAGTGTTACAGTTTTTAAGCATTTCTTTAAACTCAGTTAATTTATAAATCTGGATACTTTTAAATCCAAGTGTTTCTCAGAACAAATGACCTCTAGTAACTTGAATTTTTCCCCctcattttatattcttattttctctttctcctttaacAGAGACAACATATCTGATTCATTGGCAAGACCACAATCTGATCCCAAAGATGTGCTCCACAAACCCAGGCAATTGGGTCACATTTGATGATGACCCCGCTTTTCAGTCTTCTCAAAAGTCAAAGAATTTCCCTCTGGAGAATCAAGGCATTTGTAGGCCAAATGGACTTAAACTGAACCTTTCTGGTACTCAGGAATTTCCCAGTGGATATTCCTCCACCAGCAgtacccctctctcctctccaatcATAGACTTTTATTTCAGTCCAGGACCTCCAAGTAACTCTCCTCTTTCTACACCTACCAAAGACTTCCCGGGTTTTCCTGGCATCCCCAAAGCAGGGACTCATGTGCTTTATCCTATTCCAGAATCATCTTCAAACAGTCCACTTATACCTGGAGCAGGGTCTTCCTTATTGCCTACTAAACCAACCTGTTTATCCCATGCTTCCTTACTCAGTGACCACTCATGTATCCATCCAGCTCCCAAAGTGGGTCTTCCAGATGAAACGAACCCTCACCAGGCTGAAAGCTTAGGGTTCCAAAGTGATACTCCCCAGTTTCAGTATTTTCAGGAGGATTGTGCCTTTTCAAGTCCATTTTGGAAAGATGAAGGCAGTGCTTCCCAGCTCACCTTTGACCCTCCAGGAAGCAGAAAGATGGTCCCATCAAGAGACAAAGAGATGCCTGTTGATCAAAAAGGCTTAAATCAATGTTCACTCAACTATATCTGTGAGAAACTTGAACATCTCCAATCAGCTGAGAGCCAAGACTCATTTGGAAATTTGTCTACGCAGTGTCTGTATGCTGAAGATGCTGCCTCTTCCTTTGTCCCCCACATGCTCTTCAGGAGTCAGCCAAAAGCCGGATGGGCTTTCATGTTGAGAATTCCTGAGAAGAAGAACATGATGTCTTCCCGTCAGTGGGGGCCAATTTTTCTCAAAGTCTTACCTGGAGGGATTTTGCAAATGTATTATGAGAAGGGGTTAGAAAAACCGTTTAAAGAGTTACAGCTCAATCCATACTGCAGGCTTTCTGAACCCAAAGTTGAGAACTTTAGTGTGACAGGAAAAATCCATACTGTGAAGATTGAACATGTGTCTtacacagaaaaaaggaaataccaTTCTAAGACAGAAGTAGTTCACGAACCAGACATAGAACAAATGCTGAAGTTGGGATCCACAGAGTACCATGACTTCCTTGACTTTCTGACCAGtgtggaggaggagctgatgaaGCTGCCAGCTGTTTCAAAACCAAAGAAGAACTATGAGGAACAAGAAATTTTCCTTGAACTTGTGGACAACTTTTGGGGTAAAATCactaaagaagaaggaaaattggTTGAAAGTGCTGTGATAACTCAAATCTGTTGCCTCTGCTTTGTGAATGGGAACACAGAATGCTTTTTAACCTTGAATGACCTTGAGCTGCAGAAACGAAATGAATGCTATTTTGAAAAAGACCCAGAAAAGAAGGGGATTGATATTCTTGACTATCATTTTCATAAGTGTGTGAAAGCACAAGAATTTGAGCAATCAAGAATCATTAAGTTTGTACCTCTGGATGCCTGCCGGTTTGAGCTGATGCGTTTCAAGACTTTGTATAGCGGGGAAGATCTTCCCTTTTCCCTGAAGTCTGTAGTGGTTGTCCAGGGGGCGTATGTGGAGCTTCAGGCCTTTGTCAACATGGCCCCGTTGGTCCAGAGACCATCCTTGAGGTCCTGTGACAACATAATGATACACTTTCCTGTTCCATCACAGTGGATCAAGGCTCTCTGGACCATGAACCTCCAGAGGCAGAAGTCCCTGAAAGCCAAAATGAACCGCCGGGCGTGTCTGGGGAGTTTACATGAACCTGAATCTGAACCTGTCATACAGGTCACTGTGGGGTCAGCAAAATATGAGAGTGCCTACCGGGCCGTCGTATGGAAGATAGACCGGCTTCCTGATAAAAATTCAAGTAAATATTCAACACGCCAAGCTGATTTTCATGTGAAGTCACTTAAATGTTTTCACCTTCCTCCTTGGGTTGAAACCAGGCTGAGGCAGATGGGGTAACGTCAGTCATCTGAGGCCATGCTTACATCGCTGGGTGGGAGATGGAACATTTAGTCAAACAGCTGGTTTATTTTGTCCCCTTATGCCTATTTCTACCAGATAAGTTTagcctaaaatttttttaagatatcaTAAGAAATACCATCTGAGGCTAGGATTTTATTATGGATGGCGGTACCGAGGGAAAATTTCTAGTTGGACCTCTTGACATCAACCGTCAGcctcaaatattaaaattattgttCATATAGCTTAGATTCCCTAACTGACCTTTTAAGATCTGTCATCCTTGAACATACCTGAACTTTTTTGTATTCTCAGCCAGTACCACTTCCTCCTTAGGTTTTGTTCCCTGCTTCTTGAAATAAGACTACCTTTCATTTTTACCCAAGTTAATTTCTTTTGCTGAATTGACCAATTTGACCATCTTGAcaagttgttttaattttaattaagcaTTAAAattcagttactttttttttattttgcaaagcAAACAATGAATCTAGAAGTTTAGAACTTTGAAGAGACAGCCCTAGCActgcatttattttaaagtagtaAGTTAGTAGTGGGTGTAACATAATAaagcaaaaaagcaaaatttgaaattAGGGCTGCTGCCTGTTTTAGTTCAGTTATTTCTGGTAGAACGCTGGGCTGTGGAGCTAAGTTGGGGGCAGATTTGGGGCATCTGAGTTGATGCATTCATCATTTAGGCAaacctttattgagcacttactgtattcCAAGTGCCACATCAGGTGCTGGGGCTAAAGAGAAGTAAGATTGATCCCTGTTTCCAAATAGCTCATAGCTGGTCTAATCCTTCAGGAGAATTTAATTACATCCTAGGGCCCTCCATGCTATGGACTGCAGAGGAAGCATTTTTATTCAGGGTGGACCtacagcagtgtttctcaaaaccGGCCGTCAGAACAGCCTGAGAACTTTTAAATAACCTTGATGTTCAAGCTCTACTCTatgccaattaaatcagaatctctgggggaggGCCCCAGGCGCCC of Eschrichtius robustus isolate mEscRob2 chromosome 15, mEscRob2.pri, whole genome shotgun sequence contains these proteins:
- the STON1 gene encoding stonin-1; amino-acid sequence: MCSTNPGNWVTFDDDPAFQSSQKSKNFPLENQGICRPNGLKLNLSGTQEFPSGYSSTSSTPLSSPIIDFYFSPGPPSNSPLSTPTKDFPGFPGIPKAGTHVLYPIPESSSNSPLIPGAGSSLLPTKPTCLSHASLLSDHSCIHPAPKVGLPDETNPHQAESLGFQSDTPQFQYFQEDCAFSSPFWKDEGSASQLTFDPPGSRKMVPSRDKEMPVDQKGLNQCSLNYICEKLEHLQSAESQDSFGNLSTQCLYAEDAASSFVPHMLFRSQPKAGWAFMLRIPEKKNMMSSRQWGPIFLKVLPGGILQMYYEKGLEKPFKELQLNPYCRLSEPKVENFSVTGKIHTVKIEHVSYTEKRKYHSKTEVVHEPDIEQMLKLGSTEYHDFLDFLTSVEEELMKLPAVSKPKKNYEEQEIFLELVDNFWGKITKEEGKLVESAVITQICCLCFVNGNTECFLTLNDLELQKRNECYFEKDPEKKGIDILDYHFHKCVKAQEFEQSRIIKFVPLDACRFELMRFKTLYSGEDLPFSLKSVVVVQGAYVELQAFVNMAPLVQRPSLRSCDNIMIHFPVPSQWIKALWTMNLQRQKSLKAKMNRRACLGSLHEPESEPVIQVTVGSAKYESAYRAVVWKIDRLPDKNSSPDHPHCLSYKLELGSDQEIPSDWYPFATVQFGILDTCASRTEVRSLGVESDVQPQKHVHQRACYHIQVEIEKKWIKIDGEDPDKAGDCVTQ